A single window of Eucalyptus grandis isolate ANBG69807.140 chromosome 1, ASM1654582v1, whole genome shotgun sequence DNA harbors:
- the LOC104441281 gene encoding protein CONSERVED ONLY IN THE GREEN LINEAGE 160, chloroplastic — MAILSYVSVTAAATPASPDSQTPPAPNSRPTKVILPRKKPMKWSTGVAPGDYGGPPTTTKLRKYWGGEKEDPLTSDEFIWNRDFVGQFKKMIQEEDGSSIESSPVKEEPSGFLSLNRVMTLDSLEVDLSEELTRPINTVSKQPVVGPVEDKSSASPKWRLAPTRREQEKWDRASKAATGGSDVMFRELRRPRGDPDVLAAQSREQYYKLKKRLQVFTLGIGGVGLVSAYVSYSPEIAASFGVGFLGSLVYIRMLGSTVDSMADGARGLMKGAVGQPRLLVPVVLVMIYNRWNAILVPEYGTMHLELIPMLVGFFTYKIATFVQAVEESVSTLTENTKFPDGSSS, encoded by the exons ATGGCGATCCTCAGCTACGTCTCGGTGACGGCCGCCGCGACGCCCGCCTCCCCGGACTCGCAGACGCCTCCCGCGCCGAACTCCCGGCCGACGAAGGTCATACTCCCCAGGAAGAAGCCGATGAAGTGGTCCACCGGGGTCGCTCCCGGCGATTACGGAGGGCCCCCGACGACGACGAAGCTCCGGAAGTACTGGGGTGGCGAGAAGGAGGATCCTCTTACCTCCGACGAGTTCATCTGGAACAGGGACTTCGTGGGCCAGTTCAAGAAGATGATCCAGGAGGAGGATGGCTCTTCTATCGAATCGTCGCCGGTTAAG GAAGAGCCTTCTGGCTTTTTGAGCTTGAACAGAGTAATGACCCTTGACAG TCTAGAAGTTGATTTGAGCGAAGAGCTCACAAGACCAATAAATACAGTGTCAAAACAGCCAGTTGTGGGTCCCGTGGAA GACAAATCCAGCGCTTCACCCAAATGGAGATTGGCGCCAACACGTCGTGAGCAAGAGAAGTGGGATAGAGCAAGTAAAGCTGCTACTGGGGGGAGT GATGTCATGTTCCGCGAGTTGAGGCGACCTCGAGGTGACCCAGATGTATTAGCTGCTCAGTCAAGGGAGCAATACTATAAG TTAAAGAAAAGATTGCAAGTCTTCACTCTTGGTATAGGTGGTGTCGGTCTTGTCTCAGCTTATGTTTCTTATTCTCCCGAAATTGCTGCTAG CTTTGGTGTCGGCTTTCTTGGTTCCTTGGTTTACATAAGGATGCTTGGGAGCACTGTGGATTCCATGGCAGATGGTGCTAGGGGGCTGATGAA AGGTGCAGTTGGACAGCCGAGGCTTCTagttcctgttgttttagtcaTGATCTACAATCGGTGGAATGC GATCCTTGTTCCAGAATACGGAACAATGCACTtggaattgataccaatgttagTCGGATTTTTTACCTATAAAATTGCTACATTTGTTCAAGCTGTTGAAGAGTCAGTCAGCACTCTCACGGAAAATACCAAATTCCCAGATGGATCCTCTTCTTAA